From a region of the Drosophila virilis strain 15010-1051.87 chromosome 3, Dvir_AGI_RSII-ME, whole genome shotgun sequence genome:
- the Spn gene encoding neurabin-1 isoform X12, whose protein sequence is MYLYLILTRQIFVRAASICLYITLLLIFNLSQKFNSRAPPVRELESKLSSSILENKIRQQSLLSDEQAKEVEQILNVSPNVGVAVAAVVATAISPTTIKNLTEESTAAKEVTIPAQVCQTKQDTQISSAPVTVGKEDGSDEEEDQQVAEDFDSDDVEAVDIVGIGHAVSTTASLNATFVKADTTEIETTTTTPSTATVSTTRHDDDEPEWLRDVLEAPTRSLENLLVNITTRQTELQNSYEATEGTEGKHSDLNQTYIIGESLHESIVSVESTQSDATFNQTTTIDDSIISSKHNSTYSLADIEQATNSTVLSTGITELDDSQYYIPEYPPVRSKEVLVEAGVHYFEDGNFWMEVPGLLDFDDDDCSYPPITVRKNPKVRFSSGPIHVYSTFSVTDYDRRNEDVDPVAASAEYELEKRVEKMHVFPVELMKGPEGLGLSIIGMGVGADAGLEKLGIFVKTITDNGAAARDGRIQVNDQIIEVDGKSLVGVTQAYAASVLRNTSGLVKFQIGRERDPENSEVAQLIRLSLQADREKEERIKRQQEEYLRRTLDYSEDSTQPVSANSSVCEGPSSPVQVEHPMEVEATHSQEVESLKRLLQESEMGCMVKEEIIQNLKRKLVKLETTGNENELLSERLRQSERELGNIKKEAANLQNMLQQSQAQYMALDKKYNKAKRLVREYQQRELDMCHREEFYQQLLQEKDTEYNALVKKLKDRVINLEHELQETQRKAGFPVGLPYDSATLKLTPQMMRKTPPKPLLHKLETELSDTEISDLSPDGDCVKTATVERKVPVKDELDAAVPQHELLDNSVNKTKIELASRGGLANRQLPSTNVSNGSNSNANGASELLLNGNLCKRSRSNSRSSDCTLDDSEEEVELEQSALNLATSVSSCHDGINLSNGNTHLLANVNNLLQNHPPATNTPIGSSIVAAGNGHVGTTTAILLNSTSSASSSSSNQSTAREAQINQLYAQVHKDPSKQQQQQHQATSLFKNAVGSPAETGGGLNDFHRGSMTTFGTASGGSASNRDLNSSYDSIVGSNDKLAENDQSENWMYPSRRRVAPNGSKLPGSTFTEQLNQALSDRERRLGDGSSRHSSDDYTEINKSQSAAAVNCKTLINEIRQAVNEAQPKVKQVVPQSLSPPGTVPWQQQHFQQHQQQQSAHVTGPPSPTSMSSGCSSPGYSPSRTLDLSGSSSSFSDKKAAVACYNYKGGPVHEWTKEQVGHWLMGIELERYIPVFKEHNVEGGALLTLDSKDFKTLGVCGDDKNRLKKRLKDLKASIEKERKDMERERREREKAIRKAEKKAAKKK, encoded by the exons AGCattttggaaaacaaaatcag ACAACAGTCGTTGCTATCCGACGAGCAGGCAAAAGAAGTTGAGCAGATACTCAACGTGTCTCCCaacgtgggcgtggctgttgctgccgttgttgccaCAGCAATATCTCCGACTACCATCAAGAATCTCACCGAAGAGTCTACAGCGGCCAAGGAGGTGACAATCCCGGCCCAAGTCTGCCAAACTAAGCAGGACACTCAAATTTCAAGTGCTCCTGTGACTGTTGGGAAGGAGGATGGTTCAGATGAAGAGGAGGACCAGCAGGTCGCAGAAGACTTTGATTCGGATGACGTTGAAGCTGTTGACATTGTTGGCATTGGACATGCAGTATCCACAACTGCTTCTTTGAATGCAACATTCGTAAAGGCGGATACTACAGAGATTGAGACTACCACAACAACACCATCGACAGCAACAGTATCAACTACACGGCACGACGACGATGAGCCGGAGTGGCTGCGTGATGTGCTCGAGGCACCAACGCGTAGTTTAGAGAATCTGTTGGTAAACATAACGACACGCCAAACGGAACTTCAGAATAGCTACGAAGCCACGGAAGGGACCGAGGGAAAACATTCCGACTTAAATCAGACCTATATAATCGGCGAGTCACTGCACGAATCAATCGTGTCCGTGGAGTCCACACAGTCGGATGCGACGTTCAATCAAACGACCACCATCGACGACAGCATCATCTCCAGCAAGCACAACTCTACATATTCGTTGGCGGATATTGAGCAAGCAACTAATTCGACTGTTTTGAGCACTGGTATTACTGAGTTGGACGACAGTCAGTATTATATACCAGAATACCCGCCAGTAAGGAGCAAGGAGGTTCTTGTGGAGGCGGGCGTGCATTATTTTGAGGATGGCAATTTTTGGATGGAAGTGCCAG GTCTGCTAGACTttgacgacgacgactgcTCCTATCCTCCAATCACAGTACGAAAGAATCCAAAGGTCCGCTTCAGCTCCGGCCCCATACACGTATATTCCACATTCTCTGTGACAGACTACGATCGCCGCAATGAAGATGTCGATCCGGTGGCCGCGTCGGCCGAATATGAGCTGGAGAAGCGTGTGGAAAAGATGCACGTCTTTCCTGTTGAATTAATGAAAGGTCCCGAGGGTTTAGGTCTCAGCATTATTGGCATGGGCGTTGGCGCCGACGCTGGCTTAGAAAAACTTGGCATATTCGTCAAAACAATCACAGACAACGGCGCCGCAGCACGCGACGGGCGTATACAA GTCAACGACCAGATAATCGAAGTAGACGGTAAAAGCCTGGTTGGCGTTACCCAAGCCTATGCAGCTTCGGTGCTGCGCAATACATCTGGTTTAGTCAAATTTCAAATCGGACGCGAACGTGATCCCGAAAACTCCGAGGTTGCCCAACTCATACGGCTGAGTCTGCAGGCTGATCGAGAAAAAGAGGAGCGCATTAAACG TCAACAAGAAGAGTATCTGCGTCGCACGCTCGACTACTCCGAGGATTCGACGCAGCCAGTTTCAGCTAATTCAAGTGTCTGTGAGGGACCATCTAGTCCCGTACAGGTTGAACATCCAATGGAGGTCGAAGCTACACACTCCCAGGAGGTTGAGTCGCTCAAGCGTCTTCTACAGGAG agcGAAATGGGTTGCATGGTTAAGGaagaaattattcaaaatCTTAAACGGAAG TTGGTTAAGCTCGAGACAACAGGCAATGAGAATGAACTGCTGAGCGAACGACTGCGCCAAAGCGAGCGTGAGCTGGGCAACATTAAGAAGGAGGCGGCCAATCTTCAAAATATGCTGCAGCAGTCGCAGGCGCAGTATATGGCACTGGACAAAAAGTACAACAAAGCAAAGAGGCTGGTTCGCGAGTATCAGCAGCGTGAGCTGGATATGTGCCATCGCGAGGAGTTCTATCAGCAGTTATTGCAGGAAAAGGACACTGAGTATAATGCGTTAGTCAAAAAGCTCAAGGATCGTGTTATCAATCTGGAGCATGAACTTCAAGAAACGCAGCGAAAGGCTGGCTTTCCAGTGGGACTGCCCTACGATAGCGCCACGCTAAAGTTAACGCCCCAAATGATGCGTAAGACGCCTCCAAAGCCTCTCTTGCATAAGCTGGAAACGGAGTTATCCGACACGGAAATCTCAGATCTGTCACCAGACGGTGATTGCGTCAAAACGGCAACCGTGGAGCGCAAGGTTCCCGTAAAGGACGAACTGGACGCGGCTGTGCCGCAGCACGAGCTGCTAGACAACTCTGTCAACAAAACCAAGATCGAGCTGG CCTCCCGTGGTGGTCTAGCCAATCGCCAGCTGCCCTCGACGAACGTATCTAATGGTAGTAACAGCAACGCCAACGGAGCCAGCGAATTGCTGCTTAATGGCAATTTATGCAAgcgcagcagaagcaacagccGTAGCTCGGATTGCACTCTGGATGACAGTGAGGAGGAGGTGGAATTGGAGCAGAGTGCACTCAATTTGGCTACGAGTGTGTCTTCCTGTCATGATGGCATTAATCTATCCAATGGCAACACCCACCTGCTGGCCAACGTGAACAACTTGCTGCAGAATCATCCACCTGCGACAAATACGCCTATTGGTAGCAGCATTGTGGCAGCCGGCAATGGACATGTAGGGACCACAACGGCCATACTGCTTAACTCGACGTCGTCAGCTTCTTCCAGTTCATCAAATCAGTCCACGGCACGCGAAGCTCAAATCAATCAGCTCTACGCTCAGGTGCACAAGGATCCCagcaagcaacagcaacaacagcatcaggcAACCAGTTTGTTTAAGAATGCGGTGGGCTCGCCGGCAGAGACTGGGGGAGGATTGAACGACTTTCATCGCGGAAGCATGACAACCTTTGGCACTGCCAGTGGCGGCAGTGCTAGCAATCGCGATCTCAACAGCTCATACGACTCTATAGTGGGCTCCAATGATAAGTTAGCAGAGAACGATCAAAGCGAGAACTGGATGTATCCGAGCCGGCGTCGTGTTGCGCCCAATGGCAGCAAGCTGCCGGGCTCCACTTTCACTGAGCAGCTCAATCAAGCACTGTCCGATCGTGAGAG ACGTCTTGGAGACGGCTCCTCGCGCCACTCCAGCGATGATTACACAGAGATCAACAAGAGCCAAAGTGCCGCAGCGGTTAACTGCAAGACGCTAATCAACGAGATTCGCCAGGCGGTCAATGAAGCACAGCCAAAAG TAAAACAAGTTGTTCCGCAATCGCTCTCCCCGCCCGGTACAGTGCcctggcaacagcagcattttcagcagcatcaacaacagcaatcagCGCATGTGACCGGACCGCCATCACCGACTAGCATGTCTTCAGGCTGCTCCTCGCCCGGATACTCGCCTAGCCGGACCCTGGATCTGTCCGGCTCTAGTTCTAGTTTTTCGGATAAAAAAGCGGCTGTCGCCTGCTACAATTATAAAGGAGGCCCCGTGCACGAATGGACCAAGGAGCAG GTGGGCCACTGGTTGATGGGCATTGAGCTGGAGCGCTATATACCTGTCTTCAAAGAACACAACGTGGAAGGCGGCGCTTTGCTTACTCTTGACTCGAAGGACTTTAAAACTTTGGGCGTTTGCGGTGATGACAAAAATCGTTTGAAAAAACGACTAAAGGACCTGAAGGCCAGCATCGAAAAGGAGCGCAAGGACATGGAACGCGAGCGTCGCGAACGCGAAAAGGCCATACGCAAGGCTGAAAAGaaggcagccaaaaaaaagtaG